The genomic interval ttttatttttgaattattaactatttatttttttttaattataatataaaatattattataaacactACATAttgatataatataaaaattgataaattagtaaatatacTTGAGTTATAGAATTGatctcaataaattaatcctTTGGGAATCATAagataaattttcttaagTTTATAGAATTATTGTGTGGGCCCAGGATAAGTATATTTCAAAAtaggataaaattttcatgaattagtcaatctcaaatttataatgtaCATGTTATTCTAGAGTAAAGCCGTTGTGTCATAATAATTGAACAAcgcaacaaaatttttgtttatgtttcCGAGATTTCATTTTATGTCCTAATTCCTAAGCTTTTCATTAAATGTCCCTACTTATGCATCATATTTTAAGAGttgaagaaatttgggaaatgtAATTTGAAACTTAGACTTAACAAAGAACGTgggaaaatgaaataaaaaaaacttaatgaaCCGTATAGATATATTCTAGGATTCTAGCATTTCCTtacacattattttctttccttttttttaggGGAGTGAGGCAATTGAGGGCATCTCCTTGGATATGTCTAGAGTCAAAGAGATATGCTTGAATCCTAATACTTTCACAAAGATGCGTAGATTGagattcttcaaattctaTAACTCTTTTTCCAGAGTGAACAAATGTAAGGTGCGGAATTCAAGATGCCTGGAATCTCTTTTCAATGAATTTAGGTATTTTCATTGGGATGGATACCCTTTAAAATCATTGCCTTCAAAGAATATTCCAGAACATCTTGTTTCACTTGAAATGCCTCATAGCAATATTGAACAACTTTGGAATGATGTCCAGgtatatcttaaatatttatatgaaaatcTGTCAAtaccaaattttaaatgtgatGGATGCTAATTACtggtgttgattttttttcttttcagaacCTTGCTGCGTTAAAGCGTCTAAATCTCAGTTATTCCAAGCGGCTATCCAGAATCCCAGACCTCTCACTCGCCTTAAATCTTGAGCGGTTGGATTTAGTAGGTTGTGAAAGCTTGATTGAGATTCACTCATCTATTCAACATCTCAACaagcttttttttcttgatctaGGTCGTTGCATTAGTCTGAAGAGTCTTCCGACTGGAATTAATTTGGATTCCCTTAAAGTGCTATATCTTCAAGGGTGCTCAAATTTGAAGAGGTTTCCTGAGATCTCTTGTAATATAGAAGACTTAGATCTAAGGGAAACTGCAATTGAAGAACTGCCTTTATCGATTGGGAATCTATCCAGACTTGTTAAATTGAACCTTACAAACTGTTCAAGGCTTAAGAGTGTCTCGAGCAGCCTCTGTAATTTAAAGTCACTTCGGAACCTTGATCTCTCTGGTTGCTTAAAACTTGAGAAATTGCCGGAGGAAACTGGAATTAATTTGGTTTCCCTTAAAGTGCTATGGCTTGGAGGGTGCTCAAATTTGAAGAGGTTTCCTGAGATCTCTTGTAATATAGAAGACTTAGATCTAAGCCAAACTGCAATTGAAGAACTGCCTTCATCGATTGGAAAACTATCCAGACTTGTTAATTTGGAGCTTACAAACTGTTCAAGGCTTAAGAGTGTCTCGAGCAGCCtctgtaatttaaaatcacTTCAGAACCTTTTTCTCTCTGGTTGCTTAAAACTTGAGAAATTGCCGGAGGAAATTGGAAAGTTAAATTCTCTGAAAATTATGTGGGCCAAAGAAACTGCTATAAGCCAAGTACCGCCGTCCATTGCTTGGTTGAACGAGGTTCGGTCATTACATTTTCAAAGATGCAAGGGTCATTTGCTACCAATGGGTTTGAAATTGcctattttctttcaattacaGAATCTGGTGGTTCTGCGTCTTGTAGATTGCGGCATCACAGAATTACCTGAAAGTCTTGGCCAGTCGCcctctttaaaatatttgaatctagcagaaaacaattttgagaaaataccTTCAAGCATCAAACATCTATCTAAGTTGTTGGTCTTCACACTGCACAATTGTACGAGGCTTCAATCCTTACCAAAACTTCCATGCGGTAGCAGCATATTTGCCCGTCACTGCACATCACTGGAAACATTATCAAATTTATCGACATTGTTCACACGTTCGTCACGGCATTGCCAGACATTTGACTTTGGCAATTGTTTCAAATTGAACCGGAACGAGGTTCGAGAAATTGTTGAAGGAGCTCTAAGGAAAATTCAGGTTATGGCAACATGGTGGAAACAAGACGATCTGGTAACTCTCTATATAAGTCCGTATATATGcatgtttataagttatgAGTTTGcagctgtatcattactcataaggtattattacttttttcccccaagttaaatttaatattatacaaAATGATCGTTTTTTCGGTGCAGAAAGATGATCATAACCCTTCTCGGAGTTTTGTCTGTTACCCTGGAAGTGAAATTCCAGAGTGGTTTAGCTTTCAAAGTATGGGATCTTCTGTAACTCTTGAGCTGCCGCCAGGTTGGTTCAACAATAACTTTGTTGGTTTTGGTTTGTGCGCTATTGTTCCAGATCATCATGGCGACACACGGGGTTTTGATGTTCAATGCACACTCAAAACCAAAGACGATGTTGCAGTTTGTTTCCTTTATGTATGGGAGGATTATTTCAGAGTAAGTTCATCTATCGAGTCAGATCACGTGCTTTTGGGGTATGATTTCTCTGTGTCTTCAGATAGATTCGATGGTTCCAATAACGAGTTCTGTATCCAATTCAATATTCAGCATTTCGAGGGCCCAGGCATAGAGGGTTTTGATGTGAAAAAATGTGGAGCCCATTTAATATACGCTCAAGATCCCAGCAAAAGGTTGAGATCTGAGGTGGAATATTATCAGGTGCTACACCCCAAAAGACTGAAATATCCTTGAAATCCATTGCACGAGAGGTGAAAATAGTATTTGACAAGTCTgtttttactttctttaatttgtttgggAACAATATAAGCAACTCCCAATGCGAAGTCCCAGCAACAGTTTAGAAGGCCGTCTGTATTCGAATGTTAGGAGAGGTAAGCATCTAAAAAATGATTCTCTATATCTAATGTAAAACTACTATCAGGTGCTTGGTTCTTGTAAAACTTAATATGGGCTCACTGCCATTTTCATTCCACAAATTCACTAGCTCTCTCAAATCTGTGCTTATTATGAAGAATGACCTAAGAGCGTGGTGCATGTGGTTTCGGAAATGAAATCTTAATTTAAACTCAGTATGGTTAAAATGCCTTTTATGTCTCcgaataaataaaacattacatCGGATTTGTATCCCAATATTTTCATTCCTAAGTATTGAAGCGACATTTGAATAATTAGGTTTATAAAATTGCCTGTTTGTCCATCATCGGACTACCTCACTTGGAATGAACATGATAAGAATTTTTAAGTgcgtaaaattttaattactacTTTATACCATGTGTTTGCATTAAtactccaattttttttttatgaatattacaatacaattttactaatattat from Citrus sinensis cultivar Valencia sweet orange chromosome 9, DVS_A1.0, whole genome shotgun sequence carries:
- the LOC102625233 gene encoding disease resistance protein RPV1-like isoform X1, which codes for MASSSSSINMNPQIKYDVFLSFRGRDVRHNFISHLNAALCRKKIETFIDDKLNRGNQISPSLSSAIEGSKISIVIFSKGYASSRWCLNELVKILESKNKYGQIVVPVFYLVDPSDVRNQTGTIGDSFLKLEERFKEKIDMLQTWRIAMREAANLSGFDSHGIRSEYVLIEGIVNDILKKLNDLFPSDNKDQLVGVESIIKEIESLLLTGSTEFNTVGIWGIGGIGKTTIASAIYSKISSHFECSYFMQNIREKSEASGLAAFRRELLSTLLDDGNMKIDIPNIGLNFERRRLSRMKVLIVFDDVTCIQQIELLIGGLDRLDCFVPGSRIIITTRDAQLLKNLPGSHVGHVFEVKELSYNDSLTLFSRNAFGLNHPAAGYLALSDMVIKYANGVPLALKVLGRYLFGRSEEEWESAVNKLKKIPHMDIQKVLKVSYDGLDDEEQNIFLDIACFFKGNDRDLVMNFLDACGFSAKIGIRDLVDKSLVTISKNKITMHDLLQEMGREIVTQESIKDPGKRSRLWHHEDIYQVLNKNTGSEAIEGISLDMSRVKEICLNPNTFTKMRRLRFFKFYNSFSRVNKCKVRNSRCLESLFNEFRYFHWDGYPLKSLPSKNIPEHLVSLEMPHSNIEQLWNDVQNLAALKRLNLSYSKRLSRIPDLSLALNLERLDLVGCESLIEIHSSIQHLNKLFFLDLGRCISLKSLPTGINLDSLKVLYLQGCSNLKRFPEISCNIEDLDLRETAIEELPLSIGNLSRLVKLNLTNCSRLKSVSSSLCNLKSLRNLDLSGCLKLEKLPEETGINLVSLKVLWLGGCSNLKRFPEISCNIEDLDLSQTAIEELPSSIGKLSRLVNLELTNCSRLKSVSSSLCNLKSLQNLFLSGCLKLEKLPEEIGKLNSLKIMWAKETAISQVPPSIAWLNEVRSLHFQRCKGHLLPMGLKLPIFFQLQNLVVLRLVDCGITELPESLGQSPSLKYLNLAENNFEKIPSSIKHLSKLLVFTLHNCTRLQSLPKLPCGSSIFARHCTSLETLSNLSTLFTRSSRHCQTFDFGNCFKLNRNEVREIVEGALRKIQVMATWWKQDDLKDDHNPSRSFVCYPGSEIPEWFSFQSMGSSVTLELPPGWFNNNFVGFGLCAIVPDHHGDTRGFDVQCTLKTKDDVAVCFLYVWEDYFRVSSSIESDHVLLGYDFSVSSDRFDGSNNEFCIQFNIQHFEGPGIEGFDVKKCGAHLIYAQDPSKRLRSEVEYYQVLHPKRLKYP
- the LOC102625233 gene encoding disease resistance-like protein DSC1 isoform X2 — translated: MASSSSSINMNPQIKYDVFLSFRGRDVRHNFISHLNAALCRKKIETFIDDKLNRGNQISPSLSSAIEGSKISIVIFSKGYASSRWCLNELVKILESKNKYGQIVVPVFYLVDPSDVRNQTGTIGDSFLKLEERFKEKIDMLQTWRIAMREAANLSGFDSHGIRSEYVLIEGIVNDILKKLNDLFPSDNKDQLVGVESIIKEIESLLLTGSTEFNTVGIWGIGGIGKTTIASAIYSKISSHFECSYFMQNIREKSEASGLAAFRRELLSTLLDDGNMKIDIPNIGLNFERRRLSRMKVLIVFDDVTCIQQIELLIGGLDRLDCFVPGSRIIITTRDAQLLKNLPGSHVGHVFEVKELSYNDSLTLFSRNAFGLNHPAAGYLALSDMVIKYANGVPLALKVLGRYLFGRSEEEWESAVNKLKKIPHMDIQKVLKVSYDGLDDEEQNIFLDIACFFKGNDRDLVMNFLDACGFSAKIGIRDLVDKSLVTISKNKITMHDLLQEMGREIVTQESIKDPGKRSRLWHHEDIYQVLNKNTNLAALKRLNLSYSKRLSRIPDLSLALNLERLDLVGCESLIEIHSSIQHLNKLFFLDLGRCISLKSLPTGINLDSLKVLYLQGCSNLKRFPEISCNIEDLDLRETAIEELPLSIGNLSRLVKLNLTNCSRLKSVSSSLCNLKSLRNLDLSGCLKLEKLPEETGINLVSLKVLWLGGCSNLKRFPEISCNIEDLDLSQTAIEELPSSIGKLSRLVNLELTNCSRLKSVSSSLCNLKSLQNLFLSGCLKLEKLPEEIGKLNSLKIMWAKETAISQVPPSIAWLNEVRSLHFQRCKGHLLPMGLKLPIFFQLQNLVVLRLVDCGITELPESLGQSPSLKYLNLAENNFEKIPSSIKHLSKLLVFTLHNCTRLQSLPKLPCGSSIFARHCTSLETLSNLSTLFTRSSRHCQTFDFGNCFKLNRNEVREIVEGALRKIQVMATWWKQDDLKDDHNPSRSFVCYPGSEIPEWFSFQSMGSSVTLELPPGWFNNNFVGFGLCAIVPDHHGDTRGFDVQCTLKTKDDVAVCFLYVWEDYFRVSSSIESDHVLLGYDFSVSSDRFDGSNNEFCIQFNIQHFEGPGIEGFDVKKCGAHLIYAQDPSKRLRSEVEYYQVLHPKRLKYP